The genome window GTTTTCATACACTTACCTCTCACAATGGCTTCCTTATGGTTCATCTTTCCTTGGCTGAGTATGAAGAGATGGATACTGCAAGTTGTTATTGATTTGTCACTTCTTTGTCCCGATGTATGCATGTTCCGGGGACAACTCTGAGACAGGCTCTTCGATCAGGCGGCCCTGTTGCAGCCTGAATACGCGCTGAGCGTAAGCTCGCCTATGAGCACGATGCGTTACAAGCAGCACCGCCATTCCAGAAGTACTCAGGCTCTCAAGAATTCGTGATTCGTTCTCTTCGTCCAGTGCCGAAGTCGCTTCATCGAGTAACAACAACCTGGAGCCGCGAAGGATAGCTCGAGCGAGCCCCAGCCTCTGCCGCTGGCCTCCACTAAATAAAGCTCCGTTGTCGCCTACACCAGTATCCAGACCTTGAGGTTGTGCAGCGACGAACTCGTCCAGCCGAGCAATAGCTAACGCGCTCATTAACTCCGCATCGCTCTTTGCCGCCAACCCGAACAGCAGGTTATTGCGTATCGAATCATCCAGCAGGGCGATGTCCTGAGGCACGTAGGCGATGTTCGCGCGATCGACTCGAACATCGCCTGAATTCGGTTGTAACACGCCTGCGACGATGTTTAGAAGGGAACTTTTTCCGCTCCCGGAAACGCCATGAAGCACAACCGTTTCGCCTCTGCGCATATATAAGGACACATTCCGAAGAATCGGAACATCCTCATGAAACGAAAAACTAACACGGTCGATTTCTATAACTAAGTCTTCATCCGGTAGCTGCATCGTGGGTGCAACCATGCGATGCAGCATGCAATCGTTGAATTCATAAGCGACAACCTGAACATTCTTATAGGAGCTTTCCATCTGCCCGGCCATGAATGATATCTGGCTTATGAGAGGCAGCAGGCGTCGAGAGAGTACGAAATAAAAGACCAACAGGGATAGTAGCTGACGCGTATCTCCGTTGCGCAGTTGCACCGCGACAACAATGAAGAGAAAGAGCAGCACCACACCTTGATCGGCCAGAATCCTTGCAATCTGAGGAAGAAGGACGACCTGCAAATGCCCCGCAGCTACATCGCGCGCCTGCTTGCCGATCCGGTTCTGAAAGAAGCTTTCGATCCCGTAACTGCGTATTTCTTTCCCCGAAGAAAACATGTCCGCGAGACTTCTTTGCAAAACTCGCAGAGACTGTTCGCGCTCCGACACTGCCTTTTGTAGTTTCGTGCGAATGAAAAATCTGTGTATGACATAAAACAACAACACGGCAACGCCAAGGCCGCAAGCAGCCGCAGGGTTCTGATAGACGAGCGCTACGGTCATGACCAGCACGACAACAATGGACGTTATCATCTCGATGACAAGATGATAGAAATTCGCTGCCTCTCGTGCCGAATACATCGCATGGTTCAGAAGTTCACTGCGATTGCGCTCTACAAACCGGCTCCACTGCATCTCGTTATAGCCAGTTGTCAGGCGTAGCAGGATTTCTGTATAGAGACGTTGAATATGGCTGACAACAGCGCGAGTTGAAGAGATATCCATCAGGGTTCGAAGAACGACCAGGGCGGATGTGGTCAGGGCCGCTGATAGCGTCGTCTTCGGTGTCCACCAGAGATGATGTGTCGGCGGAGCGCCTTGCAGCAATAAGAATAAGAAGTACATCGAGCCGGCAAGCAATAGATCGCAAATGCCAACCGCGACTCTCGCTACAATTAACCACGCGAAGGTAAAGCGCTGTCGATTGCCGACGAGATGAAGCGCTGATCGAAGACTCTCGGCAACGCGAAAGGGCCGCTTTGCACCAGCAGGAAGATCCGACAGATTCGTCTGCTTCAACGGATCTGCCGACTCGACTGGATGCCCTTGCGATTGTCTGCCCATAGAGCGAAGCTATCAATCAACGGACCCGGTGTTGTCAGAGGTCCGTCGCTCAAATGTCAGCGAATTGTAATTAGGGCAATTGAGGGTGCAAGAAACCGATAGAACTTTTTATCGAAGTATCTGCCGAAGCGCCGATTGAGCACGAAGATTTTCTTCCGGCAGCCCGATGGTGATGCGCGCCCAGTTTGTGTATGGAGGATGTGCGCGCCCAATATCGATGCCATGCGCACGCATTGCCGCTGCAAGCTTTGGCTGGGGCTGACCGGTATCGAAGAACACAAAGTTGGTATAAGTGTCGGTGTGCGGCAGGTTAAGATCTCGCAGCACAGATACCCACTGTTCGCGTTCTTTCGCTACCGTTGTACGAGTACGTGTTATTTGCGCAGTATCACTCAATGCGGCCCCGGCGGCTGCAATGTTGAGACGCCCCAATCCCTCTGCATCCCCTGCACCCTGCTTTCGCAACGCATCGGCGAGTGAGCGAGGCGCCAGCACATATCCAATAGGCAAGCCTGCCAGCCCATGAATCTTATCGAAGGTGCGAAAGACCATAACATTCGCTCCGTCTCGTACCAGTGAAGCTGCGGAGCGCTCTTCGAAATCATCTGTATATTCCAGATATGCTTCATCCACGATCGCGACAGCGTGTTGTGAACTCTCCCGCAGGAACTGCTTGAATACATGGCTATCTTCGACTGTCCCCGTAGGATTGTGAGGGTTGACCAGATAAATGCCACGAGTCCTGGGCGTGATCTTCTTCGCGAGAGTTACAAGATCGTTGTGATACTGCTCGTTAAGTGGAACAGGGACGCCGACTCCTCCAACGTGCGCGGCCGCATCAATGAGGGCAAGATAGCCTGGCGTGGAGTAGAGAAACTCAGAGCCAGGGCCGCCCTCGCTGCCGAGATAAAGGCCGAGAACATTAAGGATTTCGCCCAGCACTACCTGCTCGACTGGAATACGTTCGTACGCTGCAATTTGCTCGGCTAGCTGTTGCGCTGCCGTCGCATCCGCATATCGATTCAACCGCGTAAATTCACGTCGGATTGCTTCAGCGACCAGCGGCGATGGGCCGTATGGATTCTCATTCAGAGACAAGCGCGTGAGAGTTTTTGCATTTGCCGTAGCGTCCGCTGAGGCATCTATGGCCTGTGCGGGACGCAAAGAAAGCACACTTGCTCCCAGCGCGAATCCAGAGGCTTTCAATACATTGCGTCGGCTGAGCCTCGTTGAACTTATCGGATACATCGACATTCAATTCGTTCCTTTCAAAGCTGTTGCATAAAACGAAAACTCCGTTACGGCACTCCTGCGAGTGCCGTAACGGCGCGATTCAAATCAAAGCTAGAACCCGACGCGCAATCCGAGTTGCAGGTAGCGCGGGAAGTTCGCCTGCGATGTAATGGCGCCGAAGTTAGAACTGCCAAAGGATGTATTTGGTCCAGAAAATTGCGGAGTATTAAAGGCGTTGAAACTCTCCGCGCGAAACTGAACGTTGAAGCGATCATGGATCAATACATTCTTGAATAGCGCGAGATCCCAGTTTTCAAAACCTGGTCCACGCAGCGAAAGCGTACGCGGGGCATTGCCGAAAGTGAGCACAGAAGAAGTGCTGAAGGCAGTGGGATTGATGTAGCCGCCAAGCCTGCCATACACGCTTCCGTGAGTTCCAAGAGAAATGCCTGGGTTCAGATTTGGCCGCTGCACACCATTACCCACAATCGAACTGTTCGGATTGCTGCTCTGGCTAATTGTGACAGGGAAACCAGCCTGGAAGGTTGGAACCACATTAAGCTGCCAGTTGCCGACGATCAAATCAGCAATGCTCGATCCAGTAGAGAATCGTTGACCGTGCCCGACTGGCAGATCATAAGTAACTCCGGCAGAGAAGCGATAAGGAACATTGTTGACAGCGAGCCCGTACTCGGCCTTCAAGTCATAGATGTTTTGAGGCGCGCTCGCCGCAGGTGCTTGAATACTGTTTGTTGTTGCGAAAGAAGCATCCCGATTGCGCGACCATGTAAAGGAAGAGATCAAGTTTAGCCCGCGCCCCACACGGCGCTCAGCCTTGACGAGCAACGCGTTGTAGTCGGCATGGCTGGATGAATCCAGTAGGTTGACTGAGCTGAACTGGGGATACGGTAGCAGTAGCTGCGACTGTGCAACTGTTGCGCTACCAATTATCCCGGTACCGCCATTTCCGAAGTAGGGGTTTGCCACCGAGTTACTCAATGCAGCGTAGCCAAGGCCAAAGTTGGATGGGTTGAGCTGGTTGTAATTGATTGGAGTAGCGCCCGTGGAACCGGGTGAAAGATTCGTCGAACGCGAACCGATGTAGTCTACTTCGAGAGCAATGCCGCCAGGTAACTCACGCTCTATGCCCGCAGAGAATTGTTGTACACGAGGTGCGCGGAAATGCTGATCGTACGTGGTGACGGAGCTTCCAATCCCGGTCAACAAACCTGCGGAGTTACCCGCGGGCTTTTCAATTCCACTCGGGAATGGATTGTCCAACACGTTGGCGGGCGTTTGATCATTGTCATTACTGGCCACGTAGGGCGTGTACTGCGTATAACCAGGGGCGAGAGCTGCGCTGGGATCATATCGTATCGGCGCATACAGGATGCCATAGCCGCCGCGTAATACAGTCTTTGAATCAAGCGCATACGAAGCGCCAAGACGCGGAGCAAATTTCAATCGGGAGAGATCTCCGATGTCGCGTGGATTGCCGTTCACGCCTGCGAACAGAACTCCGCCTGTCACCTTTGTGTTGGGAGCAAGTGACGTAGTCGCAGTCGGATCAAATCCAACAGCCAATTGGTTATGGTCTTCCTTCAAGCCGGTTTCGCTTTCGTAACGCAATCCGAGGTTCAGCGTAAGCTTCCGGGTGAGACGCAGATCGTCCTGCGCAAAGATGCCGAAGTAGTCGAGATACGTGTTCAATTGCGTTGAAGTTTCCACCTTGCCGCTAACAGGATGCCCCAGCAATAGATCGGCCATATCGGAGCCGCTGCCGTCCCCGGATACACCTGGAAATGCCTGCGTGAATGCACCGCTGAACGTGTAGGTTCCAGGGGCATCCCCGAGATCGATGAAGTTCATGCGGATGCGGCGATACTCCGCGCCAAAGGAGAGGTTGTGTTTGCCTTCACTCCGAGTAAGAGTACCGCTCAAAGTCTGCGATTTCCAATTGTCCAGCGAGCTCGTGTCCTGACCAAGTTGTGAAAAGTTGCGCAAGAAGATAGTCGGAAAGAAATTAGCTTGAAACTGGCTTGTCAGAGAGGTAGGAAAACCGAGCGAAGATGGATTGAATCCCTCGCTAACTTCAGCGATAAGGTTAGGGAAGCGGTTGTTGCCGTAACGTGCGGTGAAAACTGTTTTGGGATTGAGGATCCAGGTACTATTCAATTGTGTCGCATCTACCTGTCGATGATAGGTATAGGAATAACTTCCCGGAAGAGTTCCCAGAGGATTACCCAGTGGCTGAAGAGCTTCATAGAAGATATACGAACCACTGATATTCCACCACGGACGGATCTGCTGATCCAGCTTAACTGTTACTTCCTGTGCATGGTCGCGCACATTATCCGTGCCGGTGAAGTTAGTCTGTCCTGTAGGTGCGGCTAACTGGGGAAGCGGATAGTAAGACGCGATGTTCTTACCTACATTGCTCAAGCGATTTTGAGGGATGATGTTGCCTTCAAAAGGAGTGCGATGGATGACGCCTGCCGTATCCGTATATGTCTTAGTGGGGTCATAAATCACGTTGAGTGAACCATCTGTGTTGTGACTGCTCGAGAAATCGCCTGTGCGCTCCTGCGCCGTAGGTACTGCGAAGCTCTCAGTGTAAGGCGATGTCTGAATATAACCTTCCGATGCTATAAAAAAGAACGTCTTATTGTGTCCATCGTAGACATGCGGAACGAAGACAAATCCACCAAGCGATGCGCCCCAGTTGTAATAAGGGCTGTCAGGCCGTGGGATTCCAGAGCGGTTGGCAAAAAAATCATTGGCCAGCCATTCTGTTTGCCGCGTAGCTCCAAAGACCGATCCGTGATAAACATTGGATCCCGAGCGCAGCAGGGTATTGAATACAGCGCCGCCTGTGCGGCCTACCTGCGCATCGTAAGTGTTTGCCTGCACTTTCACATCTTGAATAGCTTCGATTGTAGGAATAGCAATCGGCCGATTATTCGTATCCGTGATTGGAACGCCATCGATCAGATATTGGTTCGAGCCGATAGGTCCACCTGCAACGGATGTTTGTGTCGTTCCATTTTGATCGGCAAAACGGACGAACTGCGGGCTGCCCGTGTTGACGAATAAGCCTGAGACTTTAACCGTCATGTATGGGTTGCGACCAAGGATGGGTAAGTTCACAAGCTGTTGCTGGCTTAAGTCCGTACTTACCGAGGCTGTCGAAGGATCAACGAGTGCAGCCTCCGCATTTACCTGCACCACATCCGTAGCCTTGCCCACCGTCAGAGGGACGTCAAGGGTGAGAAAGTCCTGTGTGGCAAGCAGAATGTGTATACGATCGGTCGCACTGAATCCGGCGTCATCGATATGAAGGGTATATGCGGAGGGACGAAGCTCACTGAATGCATAGGCGCCGATGTTATCCGTGATAACTGTGCGTATCTGGTGTGTTGCTTCATCCGTGAGAGTTACCTTTGCACCCGGTAACGCGGCCCCATTGGAGTCTGTGATAGTCCCGCGCAACCCGCTATTGAAGGTTTGTGCTATGGAGGATACAGGCATGCCAGCAAGAAGAAATGCGGCGAATAACGCCGTTAAAAATGTGAATTGAGAAAATAAAGGCCAAAAACTGCGGTGAAATATGGATTGTGTCACGTGATCTCCTAAAGGTTGCAGTGAGAATATCCGCGCCAGGAAAGAGGAAAGAATCACATAACTCCATGCCAGGAATCTGGTCTTTTGGAGTTTCGATTCCTGACGCAATTTTGATTTCTGCTGGGATGCATAGCAGAAATCCTTGCTAAGAGGATTCCTTAGTTACGGGATAGGAAAAAGAGAGTCGTCAGAGGACTATCGACAACTCTGCGCGGCGAGCACATAGCTCAACTGTGCAGGGCAAACCTGCCAGGAGCAACAACAACTATGCTTTTGGGCCAAACGCATGTCAGGATTTTAGATAAGCACTAAACGTCTGTCAAATCAGTACCCGGCAAGTATTACCCCAATAAAGATAGTTGCACCCCGATCTTTGAGATTTAGCCACCAATGTTAGTCGATCGAGAGGTCGCCGGCAGTACAAAGTCGGGCGGTCAAGGTAGTGCAAAATTCAGTAATCAAGAAAAATCTTGACATCCCAAAGGATACGCAAGCACAATTTTCAAATCAATGGAATCGTTACCACAAAGAATGGAAACCTTCCCACGTGTGGAATCTTTCCCTTGGAAAGGGATCTTTGGTACTCTCGAATCCAAACCGGGCCATCGGGACGATTGTTAACGATTGGACTCACAGCACCGTATCTGTATACCAGAGTGGAACGCCAGTAGGCATCAATACCGGCTATTTCTACACTTGCAATACGAGCTGCTGGCAGAATATCCCAACGAGGGGATTGTACGATCTCGCAGAGACAATCAACCAGATAAGTACCCAAACCATTGCAAACATAGATTTGTCGCTGCAAAAGGGAGTTTGGATCCGCGACAACATTTGCTTCCGTCTTCGTTTGGACACCTTCAACGCTCTCAATACCGTGCTATTTCCAGGGCCCAATACGAATCCTGGAGATTGCTGCGCCCACTTTATTACCGGGTCAGGCTGGACCGGCTTTTGGACTGTGCCGGAAATCCAGCAGAACTTCCCAAGAGCCCTGCAAGTCTCCGGGAAGACTACATTCTGATCAACGCTATGGTGAGGATTCAGGTAAGTACGCATGCCCGAGTCCTCGTCATATAACCTTCAGTTATTGCGATAGATTGTTTACGGCACTGGTTTTTCGTCCAGTGTCATATCTGTTTGTTGGAACAAGGCATATTGGGAGTCAAGATGCGAAAACTTTACATCACTTTAATGGCCGTCTCATTGGGCTTTAGCCCATTGCTTGGTGTTGCCCAGGTGCAAACGTCGGAAAAGCCCGACCTTACAAAACAGCCAACGCTTTATGTGGTTGGATACGCGCATCTCGACACAGAGTGGCGGTGGGAATATCCCCAGGTCATCGATGAATACATTCGCAAGACGATGGAAGACAACTTCAAACTGTTCGATAAATATCCCCATTATGTCTTCAATTTCAGCGGCGCCAATCGTTATCGCTTCATGAAGGAGTACTTCCCTGCGGATTACGCAAGGTTGAAGACGTATGTCGATCAGGGACGTTGGTTCCCTGCCGGTTCGTCGATGGAAGAAGGCGATGTGAATGCGCCCAACGCTGAAGCCATCATCCGGCAAATTCTCTACGGCAATAACTGGTTTCGCAAGGAGTTTGGCAAGGCCAGCAATGAATACATGCTGCCGGACTGCTTCGGCTTTCCTGCCTCGCTGCCGACAATTCTGGCGCACTCCGGTGTAAAGGGTTTCTCGACGCAAAAGCTTGTCTGGGGATCTTCTGCCGATGCAGGCGGCCCGGAATCGCTTGAGAAAACACCCGAAGGAACTCCATTCAACGTAGGCATCTGGGTCGGACCTGACGGCGAAAGCGTACTCGCCGGCCTCAATCCTGGTTCTTACAGCGGCGGCATCTACAGCGACCTCAGCAAGCCGTTGCCTGAGGAACCCATAAGCCCCGTATCTATTGAACTGGAAAAGAAAATCGGTGATTTGCAGCAGAAGATACAGCAGGCTCAGCAGAAAAAAGAGAAGCCTGATGAGAAGGATCTGCAGCAGTTGTTCGGCCTGCGGTCTGAACAGGCTGCGCTGGCCCAGGGACGGCATGATCGGGATGAGCAGCGATACCAGGGTGACTGGGCTGCGCGCGTCGTGCAAAACGGTAAGGTAACCGGCCTCTTCGCCGACTATCACTATTACGGCACCGGCGATATCGGTGGCTCGCCCAGCGAAGAGTCCGTGAAGCTGCTGGAAGCGATCGTCACGCAAGGCGACGCCACCCTACCGCAGGGAAGATTCTCCAGGGGACAGAGCCATTCCGAGGCGCCTAGCCAGAAGGTTGGCGATGGTCCAGTGCATGTGATCTCTGCGACCGCCGATCAGATGTTCCTCAACATCACTCCAGCCGAAACAGCCACACTGCCTCGTTACACCGGCGAGATGGAGCTCACGAATCACTCCGCTGCCTCGCTGACCTCGCAGGCCTATCAGAAGCGTTGGATTCGCCAGCAGGAACTGCTTGCCGACGCTGCCGAGAAGTCGTCGATTGCAGCCGAGTGGCTTGGCGCGCGGACCTATCCGCTTGATCGCCTCAACGATGCGTGGACACTCGCCATGGGCGCGCACTTCCACGATATCGCCGCAGGAACCGCTACTCCAAGAAGCTACGAGTTTGCATGGAACGACGATGTCATCGCGATGAACCAGTTCGCAGGCGTATTTACCAACGCCAGCGAAGCAGTTGCCGCGAGCCTCGATACGCAAGCCAAAGGCGTTCCCCTCGTTGTATTCAACCCACTCAACATCGCGCGCGAAGACCTGGTGCAGGCCAAGGTCAACTTCCCTGGTGGCACCCCGAAGGCCGTGCGCGTTACCGCTCCAGATGGCAAAGAAGTGCCGGCACAGATTGCGGATGGTAAAGTCCTCTTCCTCGCAAATGTGCCGTCGGTTGGCTACGCCGTCTATGACGTAGAGCCCACCTCAGGCTCTGCTTCCTCTTCGACGCTGCAAGTCTCCAGGCAAGGCATGGAGAATGAGTATTACCGCGTAAAGCTGAACGAAGATGGAGATGTCTCCAGCATCTACGACAAGCAGGCAGAAAAAGAATTGCTCGCTGCGCCTGCACGTCTGGCTATCTCCTATGACAACCCGCAACAGTGGCCCGCATGGAATATGGATTGGGATCAGGAACAAGCCGCTCCCAAGGCCTACGTCTCCGGTCCTGCGCAGATCAAGGTAGTCGAAGACGGTCCAGTTCGCGTTGCGATTGAAGTATCGCGCGAGACTGCTGGTTCCCGCTTCGTTCAGACGATCAGCCTTACGGCAGGCGATGGCGGAAAGCGTGTTGAGTTCGGCAACGTTATCGATTGGAATACGCGCGAAGCCAATCTCAAGGCAACCTTCCCCCTCACCGCGTCGAACCAGATGGCTACCTATAACTGGGACATCGGCACCATCCAACGCCCCTCGGCACAACCGAAGAAGTTTGAAGTCCCGTCGCATCAGTGGATCGATCTGACCGATGCCAGTGGCAAGTTCGGCGCGACGGTACTCACCGATGCCAAGAACGGATCGGATAAGCCAAATGACAACACGATTCGTCTGACACTTCTCGTTACGCCGGGCACTGCTGGCGGCTATGCCGACCAGGCCACGCAGGACATTGGCCATCACGAATTCATCTACGGCATCGCAGGTCACTCCAACGGATGGCGCGATGCTCAAACCGATTGGCAGGGGCAGCGTTTGAATGCTCCGCTGATTGCCTTTGAAACGTCAAAGCATGACGGCTCGCAGGGCCGTATCTTCTCTCTTCTGAAGGTCAGCAACCCGCGTGTACGTGTGATGGCTGTCAAGAAGGCAGAGCAGGGAGACGAAGTTATCGTGCGTCTCGTCGAGCTCGATGGCAAGCCGCAACCGGATGTGCATGTTTCCTTCGCTGCACCAATTACCGCAGCACGCGAAGTCAATGGCCAGGAGCAGCCGGTTGGACCTGCAACCTTGAATGAAGGCGCTCTGGTTACGTCCTTCGGTGCATATCAACCGCGTACTTTCGCCCTGAAGCTCGCAGCTCCCTCCACCAAACTGGCAGCCGTACAATCCGCTCCTGTTACCTTGCACTACGATCTGGCGACTGCCAGCAACGATGGCGACCACGCTGCTGCCGGGTTCGACGGCAAGGGTAATACGCTACCGGCAGAAATGCTGCCTTCGCAGATCACATTCAATGATGTTCAGTTCAAGCTTGCACCTGCAAAGACTGGCACTCCGAATGCGATCGTTGCCAAGGGACAGAAGATTGATCTTCCCGCCGGCGATTACAACCGCGTCTATCTGCTTGCTGCATCCAGTGACGGCGATCAGAAAGCAACCTTCGACTTGGGCGGCAAAAAGGTCGAGCTTAACATTCAGAACTGGGGCGGCTTCATCGGTCAGTGGGATGATCGGCAATGGAGCTCCGCAGACACCAGCCATGACAACTACGGCGAAATGATCGGGCTGAAACCCGGCTTTATCAAGCGCGCCAATCTCGCCTGGTATTCCAGCCACCATCACAATGCATCGGGCCAGAATGCAACGTATGCGTATTCTTATCTCTTTGGATACGCGATCGATCTCGCACCGGGTACAAAGTCGATTCTGTTGCCAAAGAACGACAAGATCCGAATCCTCGCGATCTCTGTAGCCACTGAAAATCCTGCAGTGGAACCAGCTCGTCCGCTCTACGACGTGCTTCCTTCTCCTAACGCGGGCGCTAGTGATTTCACACTTTCACCATCCTCTGCCAGCATCTCGGTATCTCAAGGAAAGACCGCTACAACGCACGTCCTTGTCATGCCGAGAGGCAGCTTCAGTGGAGCGGTCAACCTCACCGCATCTGGATTGCCCGCAGGAGTAACGGCAGCATTCAGCCCGGCCAGCACTACGGGCTCAAGCGCTCTCACTCTCACCACCACCAAGTCAACCGCTCCGGCCACAGCTCAAGTCACGGTGACAGGAGTGTCCGATGGCGTATCGCACTCTTTCACCACCGATGTGTCAGTTACTCCCGTTCTTGAAGGGACAGTGGCTGTCGATTTGTCATCGGCGTACAACGTCACCGGAATCTATGACGATGGCAAAAAGTTTGAGGCATCGGCCAGCCTCGACGACGGTGGCTATTCTCTATCCAGGCAGGCACTTGGTTCTGAAGCGATCGGCGAAAGCGTCGTCTTCAAGCTCGGTCCGGCCAACGCTCCCGATGTGGTGACAGGCAAAACGATTACTCTTCCGTCAGGCAAGTTCACCAGCCTCAAGATTCTCGCCACGGCAGTCGAAGAGAACCAGAGGCAACAGATCTTCACGGTCAACTACACGGATGGCACCAGCTCTTCGTTTACGCGGACTCTGAGCGACTGGGCCTCCACCGGCAATGTCAAAGGTGAGACTGCTGCAGCCGATATGCCCTATCGTCTCATTGCGGATGGTTCGAAGGATGGCAACCCGTTTTATCTCCATGCTTACTCTTTGAATCTTGATACAAACAAAACCGTCCAAAGCATCACACTGCCGAGCAACAGAAATGTTCTGGTCTTCGGCATTACCCTGGTGCCGTCGAAATAGTAGATAAGAAGATGACCAGGCAGCATAAGAAAGGGCAGGCGCGAGCCTGCCCTTTCTGCTTAATTTTTCAATGAACCCTGGCGATGCATAAATCAAAAGCATGTAACTAGAAGGGAAGGCGAAGAGTCAATGTCGCTACTGAATTCAAAACGAAACAGGCTTACACTTCGCTGGGCTCTTCTGCCTTTGTTCTTATGTGCAGTGCATAGCCGCAGCCTTAAGGCAGGCGAAACAGGCGCGGCCACACAGGCTGAAAGCACTGCATATGCCCAGCACGCCACGCAGGCGGTTCAGGCTCTTCAGTCCTGGTATGACCTCGACACAGGTCTCTATCGCACCACCGGCTGGTGGAACTCGGCGAACGCGATCACCGTCCTCGCCGATTACGCGCGAGTAACGCAATCAAGAGAATATGATTTTGTTTTCTCGAACACGTTCTCCACCGCGCAGAAGACAGCTCCGGGCTTCATCAACAAGTTCTACGACGATGAAGGCTGGTGGGCGTTGGCATGGATCGATGCCTATGGCATAACGAAAGATCAGCGCTACCTGACAGTAGCAAAATCTATCTTTACCGATATGACGTATGGCTGGGATAACACCTGTTCCGGCGGGATCTGGTGGAGTAAAGATCGCAATTACAAAAATGCGATAGCCAATGAATTATTCCTGTCCGTCGCGGCACAGCTTGCAAATTCGACAAGCGACCCCAGAGAGAAAGCAACCTATCTCGCATGGGCCAGGCGTGAGTGGAGTTGGTTCTCTCACTCCGGCATGATCAACGGAAAAGGCCTGGTGAATGACGGGCTCACAGAGAAGTGCGAGAACAATCGGAAGACGACCTGGACTTATAATCAGGGCGTGATTCTGGGCGGCCTCGTTGCTCTGCATCAGTCTGATCCCAAGTCTGATTCAGGCCCCGCACTCATGCAGGAAGCAAGCCGGATTGCCGATGCCGCCATCGCAGCCCTGGCAGACGCCCAGGGAATTCTTCACGATCCCTGCGAGCCGAATTGCGGCGGTGATGGCACACAATTCAAAGGCATCTTCGTGCGCAATCTCAGCACACTGGAAGACTCAGATTCCAGGCCACAATTCAAGCGCTTCCTGTTGACCAATGCAGACAGTATCTGGAGCCAGGTACACCCGCCTGATTTTCATCTTGGAGAAGTGTGGATCGCGCCCTTCAGTGGATCAAATGCCAGCAGTCAGAGTTCCGCGTTGGATGCACTCGTAGCCGCCGCACACGTCGCAGGAAAACCGCATGAAAGTCACCGATCCTTGACTGACCATTGATGGATCCGGATGGCGTTTACTAAGGGATAAGTATTGAGAAATCAAAAGCAATGGGCTGGCCTTCATTCGAGGCCAGCCCATCGCGTTGAATGCGTTGTAAAAGCAAGAGACTACTTTTCAAATACCTGCTTAACCTGCCCGACCTTCTTTTCGACGGTGCCATCAATGCGCTGAGCTGTACCTTCGTCTTCAAGATTCGGATCATCGGT of Acidicapsa ligni contains these proteins:
- a CDS encoding glycoside hydrolase family 38 N-terminal domain-containing protein; the protein is MRKLYITLMAVSLGFSPLLGVAQVQTSEKPDLTKQPTLYVVGYAHLDTEWRWEYPQVIDEYIRKTMEDNFKLFDKYPHYVFNFSGANRYRFMKEYFPADYARLKTYVDQGRWFPAGSSMEEGDVNAPNAEAIIRQILYGNNWFRKEFGKASNEYMLPDCFGFPASLPTILAHSGVKGFSTQKLVWGSSADAGGPESLEKTPEGTPFNVGIWVGPDGESVLAGLNPGSYSGGIYSDLSKPLPEEPISPVSIELEKKIGDLQQKIQQAQQKKEKPDEKDLQQLFGLRSEQAALAQGRHDRDEQRYQGDWAARVVQNGKVTGLFADYHYYGTGDIGGSPSEESVKLLEAIVTQGDATLPQGRFSRGQSHSEAPSQKVGDGPVHVISATADQMFLNITPAETATLPRYTGEMELTNHSAASLTSQAYQKRWIRQQELLADAAEKSSIAAEWLGARTYPLDRLNDAWTLAMGAHFHDIAAGTATPRSYEFAWNDDVIAMNQFAGVFTNASEAVAASLDTQAKGVPLVVFNPLNIAREDLVQAKVNFPGGTPKAVRVTAPDGKEVPAQIADGKVLFLANVPSVGYAVYDVEPTSGSASSSTLQVSRQGMENEYYRVKLNEDGDVSSIYDKQAEKELLAAPARLAISYDNPQQWPAWNMDWDQEQAAPKAYVSGPAQIKVVEDGPVRVAIEVSRETAGSRFVQTISLTAGDGGKRVEFGNVIDWNTREANLKATFPLTASNQMATYNWDIGTIQRPSAQPKKFEVPSHQWIDLTDASGKFGATVLTDAKNGSDKPNDNTIRLTLLVTPGTAGGYADQATQDIGHHEFIYGIAGHSNGWRDAQTDWQGQRLNAPLIAFETSKHDGSQGRIFSLLKVSNPRVRVMAVKKAEQGDEVIVRLVELDGKPQPDVHVSFAAPITAAREVNGQEQPVGPATLNEGALVTSFGAYQPRTFALKLAAPSTKLAAVQSAPVTLHYDLATASNDGDHAAAGFDGKGNTLPAEMLPSQITFNDVQFKLAPAKTGTPNAIVAKGQKIDLPAGDYNRVYLLAASSDGDQKATFDLGGKKVELNIQNWGGFIGQWDDRQWSSADTSHDNYGEMIGLKPGFIKRANLAWYSSHHHNASGQNATYAYSYLFGYAIDLAPGTKSILLPKNDKIRILAISVATENPAVEPARPLYDVLPSPNAGASDFTLSPSSASISVSQGKTATTHVLVMPRGSFSGAVNLTASGLPAGVTAAFSPASTTGSSALTLTTTKSTAPATAQVTVTGVSDGVSHSFTTDVSVTPVLEGTVAVDLSSAYNVTGIYDDGKKFEASASLDDGGYSLSRQALGSEAIGESVVFKLGPANAPDVVTGKTITLPSGKFTSLKILATAVEENQRQQIFTVNYTDGTSSSFTRTLSDWASTGNVKGETAAADMPYRLIADGSKDGNPFYLHAYSLNLDTNKTVQSITLPSNRNVLVFGITLVPSK
- a CDS encoding glycoside hydrolase family 76 protein; amino-acid sequence: MSLLNSKRNRLTLRWALLPLFLCAVHSRSLKAGETGAATQAESTAYAQHATQAVQALQSWYDLDTGLYRTTGWWNSANAITVLADYARVTQSREYDFVFSNTFSTAQKTAPGFINKFYDDEGWWALAWIDAYGITKDQRYLTVAKSIFTDMTYGWDNTCSGGIWWSKDRNYKNAIANELFLSVAAQLANSTSDPREKATYLAWARREWSWFSHSGMINGKGLVNDGLTEKCENNRKTTWTYNQGVILGGLVALHQSDPKSDSGPALMQEASRIADAAIAALADAQGILHDPCEPNCGGDGTQFKGIFVRNLSTLEDSDSRPQFKRFLLTNADSIWSQVHPPDFHLGEVWIAPFSGSNASSQSSALDALVAAAHVAGKPHESHRSLTDH
- a CDS encoding CsbD family protein — protein: MTTSTHDQVHGKTNEVIGKVKEKIGRATDDPNLEDEGTAQRIDGTVEKKVGQVKQVFEK